The sequence below is a genomic window from Fuerstiella sp..
AGCGCGCATCAGTCGATCGATCAAAGCTGTCCCCCAGTCGAATCCGTCCATCTTTGCGATCAATTCCTCGGTCAGCTGCTGGATATCCGTTCGGTGGTGACAGCGTGTGCTGCCGCTTCGTCGACACAGGTGGAGGTCGTAACTCAGTTTTCTCAGGGTTGCACCAAACTCGTTGTCATGGTGGTATTCAGAGAAGATCATCGACGGCACTGATGATTCGAACATTTGTCGTCCCTCTCGGCAAACGAAACATCTGAACCGGACACGTCACCACAACACAGTACTGCTATGGGAAGAGATCTCCTGTTGGAATTGCAGTCGCACTGAAAACAGGTTCAGCTTTCTAGTGTTCACCGCTGATTCCGGTTTGGCCGGCAACGTCCGGTCAACCGATCATGAAACATCAGGCAGATCCGGTTGTTCAGCAACTGACAGCAAAGAACAACGCCGGATTTTGCTCTCCCGCTGATTTGGTGTGAATCCGGGATTTATCCCGCCTGTGGAACCACGACACATGGTCGGACTGATTTTCTCAAGGTTTTCTGGCGTACTGTCTGCAAGTTTCGTAACACGAATCCGGTTGTTAACAGGTTCGCAGCAATCCGTCTGAAACACCAAAACACAAAGTGCAACGGCAGACTAACAGCATGCGTAACAACTGTCTCACCATCGGTCAGGACTGGACCGTGTGTCAGGTTTGATCGGCAGTATTCATCATGACTGCAACGGGTATACGAAAACATCAGGATGAAGGTCCGGTGCGACTCAAACAACCTGCCGTCGGCGAAGCAGCTTCCCCATACGTTACGAAACAACGGGTGGTCGCCTGAGAATGTCACTCACGATTCGTGATTTCCGACCGTTCGTAATCTCTTTGACCTGACCGTTGTGAACATAGTAAAGCTGCTCGGGATCGATTCCAAACAAATGCAGGAGCGTCGCCTGATAGTCGTTCGGTGTCACCGTGTCGACAACAGCACGGTGTCCGAAGTCATCAGTTTCCCCGTAGGTCACTCCACCTTTGAATCCACCACCAGCAACCCACATGCTGAAGCCCTGACCGTTGTGGTCCCGTCCGGCTTTCGCCGGATCGCCGTGATTCTCTGTGACAGGCAGTCGCCCGATCTCTCCCCCCCAGTGAACGACGGTGCTGTCGAGCATTCCTCGCTGTTTCAGATCCTTCACCAGAGCTGATGATGGCTGGTCGGTCTTACGACAAGCGGCAGGAAGATTTTTGCGAATATTCGTATGACTGTCCCAGGGCTGGCCTTTGTGAAACAGCTGTATGAACCGAACACCACGCTCAACCAGACGACGTGCGAGCAGACAGCGCGTGCCATAATCTCGTGTGGTGTCATTGTCCAGACCATACAACCGCTGAGTGGCCTTCGTTTCCTTTGAAACATCCAGAGCTTCGGATGCGGCAGACTGCATACGAGCCGCAAGTTCGTAGCTGGCAATTCTGGCTTCGAGGTCTGATTCTCCAGGATGCTGTTCAAGGTGTCGTCGGTTTAATGTGCTCAGCAGTGCCAGATTTTGCTGCTGCAGAGTTCCACGCAGATGAGCCGGCGCATCAAGATTATGGATTCGCGGTTCTGTGGGTCTCAGAACCGTTCCCTGAAACAGCGGAGGCATGAATCCGTTGGACCAGTTATGAACACCGTCAACGGGAAGCCCCCCCGGATCCGTTAAAACCATGTAAGCCGGAAGGTTCCGACTGGCTGTCCCCAGTCCGTAAACCAGCCATGAACCGACCGTTGGACGACCGGTAACACCTGGAATGCCACCATGAAAATATCGAATGGACACTTCGTGGCCATTTGCTCCCGTGTGCATCGAACGAATCAGCGTAATCTCATCTACGATTTCCGCCGTGTGAGGCAACAACTCGGACAACTCGGTACCACACTCTCCACACGGACGAAATCTCCACGGAGTTCCCATCAGGGTTTTGGTGGCTCGGTTGATGAAGCTGAACTTCACATCATCCTTGAATTCTGTTCCGTGGTATCGGGTAAGCTCGGGCTTGGGATCTGTCAGATCCATGTGCGAGGGACCGCCATGCTGAAACAGTGATATCATTGCCGTCGCCTGGGCCTCGAAGTGAGGCTGCTTCCTGTTCAGGTCGAAGTGCAACGGATTCTTTAAGATATTCTTTGGCGTTGCCAGGAGCCTGTCCTGACTGAGTAGCGTTGCCAGCGCCACGCTTCCAAGGCCCATAGCGTTCTCGGCCAGAAACGCGCGCCGCGACCGAATGGGCGGAACGGTCAGGGTTGAATGATCGTTTGAGCACTGAGTATCGGTCATTGTCCCGTCATTCCTGACTGATTATCTACAAGTCAGCCTATCAGACCATGCGAACTGATGCTTCCCGTCACGCCGGGACTTCACTGATCGTTCTGATCAACTGACTCAACGTGAATAGTTCTTCTTACAACAGAAGTCTCGTTGAGTCACTATTATCGGATGGCACACCTCAACTGAACGTTGTGGTGTGGGTTACCTCGTCAATCCACATACAGAAATTCATTAGACGTCAGCAGAACCTGGCACAAATCTGCCAGGGCCTGCTGATCCGGAGTTACGTTTTCCGGAAGTTTGGTTTCTTCAGCTGTGATTGCCGCCAGCTGTTCATTGATGAATCTAATGCTGATTTCTTTCTCTACATCGGTCGGCGGTCGACAAAGAGCAAGCTGCCAGGCGTTCGCCACTCGTTGTTCCAGCGTCATGACCTCCGCGGTCGCCACCGTGGCCAGATCTGCAGCCTGCGACAGCACGAACCCCCCATTCATCAGCATCAGGGACTGTGTCGCCACCGTCGAAGACTGACGCCGGTCACAATTCGTGACCATAACCGGTGCATCAAACGCCTTCATCAATGCCACCGGTCGGGTTCGACGCTGCTGAATATAAATACTCCGACGCTTTTGCGTGTCATCCACCACAACCTGTCCGGTATCGTCTTCCCGGACCGGAATTGGTTTGCCAAACAGTTCCCGGTTGAGTTGTTCGGACGCCGACAGCATTCGGTCTCGCAGTATCTCCGCCTCCAGCCGTATCAACGATTTTCGCCAGTAGTACCTGTTGTCGGGGTCGATTTGATTGAACTCTTCGGAACGCGCCGATGTCTGGAGATATGCGGTCGATGTCATAATAATTCTGTGCAGATGGCTCAGTTTCCAGCCGTTTTCCATGAATTCCGCGGCGAGCCAGTCCAGCAGCACGGGGTGACTTGGCTGAGTTCCCAGGCGACCAAAATCCGCAGGTGTTTCTACGATTCCCCGACCAAAATGATGCAACCAGACCCGATTCACAATCGTTCTCGCGACCAGAGGATGGCGGCCACTTGTGAGCCATTTCGAGAACGCCAGTCGACGTCCACTTGTCGACAATTCCGGATCATTGGAACTAAAGAACGGTCGATCATTTTCCGGAGCAGCAACTGTCAGTGAGGCAGGTGCCACCTCAAACTTTGGCTGACGGTGATCACCGCGATGGAACAGTCTTGTCTCCGGAATATGTCCGGACGGCTCAACCAATGCACGGACGTACTCGTGCGGTGGCTTCTTCGCACGAATTTCACTGATTTTTTCGTCGATCTTCTTGATTTCGTCGGCCGCCGCCTGGTTGTACTGATAGAGATTTCCCGGAGTGATATTCGTACTCGGGTATTTCTTCAGCAGTGCCATCTGCTCGGGAGTACGAATGTCACCTGACGTCTCATAGGCTGATCGAAGCTGAGTTTGGAGTGGTTCGTCATACTTTGACAGTTCCTTCGTGAGGGCCTCCTCCATAAATTTCCGTTGCTTTGCAGCGCGTTCGTCGGTGACCTTCGCTGCTTCCTTCTCAATCTCCGCTGACTTCTCATGGTCTTCTTTTGTGTATAACGAAACCCGACGTTCCTCCGGTGTCTTCCAAGCCTGCCAGTCAATCGCAGGTTCGAGCGTGGCACGCAAAGCATAGTAGTCCGTTTGGGGGATCGGGTCATAGCGATGGTCATGACACTGGGCGCATGCAACGCTCAATCCCATCAGTGATGTCGTCACGATTTTGATCGTGTCTGTCATAACCTGGTTGCGACCGTTCGGATTGTTGTTTCCACTACCGGTTCCATCTGCGGCGGTGCGCAGGAACCCTGTCGCAATCAATAACTCAATCTGTTCTTCGGTATAATCTCCGTTCTTTGGTCCGGCCAACTCGTCCCCGGCCAACTGTTCGACAATGAACTGATCGAACGGTTTGTCCTGATTGAAAGAACGAATCACGTAATCCCGATATCGCCACGCCCAGGGACGATCTGCATCGGCCCCGGCCCCTTCGGAATCAGCATAACCGGCGACATCCAGCCAGTGTCGCCCCCATCGTTCACCGTAATGGGGTGAACGAAGAAGACGCTCGATCAGTCGTTCCCAGGAACCAGGCGCCACATCGGACAGAAATTCATCCGCTTCCTGATCAGACGGCGGAAGTCCGATCAGATCAAAGTAAGCCCGCAACATCAGTGTTCTTCTGTCAGCGTCCGACGAAAACTGCAGTTCGTGAGGCTGCATCACCGCAAGCAGCAAAGCGTCAATCGGAGTGCGCACCCGACTTGTCTCATCATGTGCAGGAACCTCCGGTCGCTCAATCGGCCGAAAGGACCAAAAGGATCGTTCTTCCGGAGTAATCCCCAGGCCGGGACCAATCGCTTCAGGTTCGAGCCTCGCGGTTTTTGCTCCGGCTGCCACCCATTGTTCCAGCAGAGTCAGCTCTTCAACGCTGACTTTGGACTCACCAGGAGGCATTTCACCGTCACGAATGCGCTGAATCAACAGGCTGTGATCGGGATCGCCAGTCACAATTGCGGGTCCGGATTCGCCACCGCGGATCATGAAGCGGACAAGCCGCAGGTCAAGTTCGGCTTCCTTTTCCTGTTCAGCACCATGACAGTCAAAACAATGTTGACGAAAGATGGGCCGAATGTGCTGTTCATAAGTAAGGTTGTCAGCGGCGCGTCCGGGCAACACGTTGACCAGGAAAACCGATAACAGTGTCAGCACAGCCGAAAAACATCGCATGGAAGGCAGTC
It includes:
- a CDS encoding DUF1501 domain-containing protein, whose product is MTDTQCSNDHSTLTVPPIRSRRAFLAENAMGLGSVALATLLSQDRLLATPKNILKNPLHFDLNRKQPHFEAQATAMISLFQHGGPSHMDLTDPKPELTRYHGTEFKDDVKFSFINRATKTLMGTPWRFRPCGECGTELSELLPHTAEIVDEITLIRSMHTGANGHEVSIRYFHGGIPGVTGRPTVGSWLVYGLGTASRNLPAYMVLTDPGGLPVDGVHNWSNGFMPPLFQGTVLRPTEPRIHNLDAPAHLRGTLQQQNLALLSTLNRRHLEQHPGESDLEARIASYELAARMQSAASEALDVSKETKATQRLYGLDNDTTRDYGTRCLLARRLVERGVRFIQLFHKGQPWDSHTNIRKNLPAACRKTDQPSSALVKDLKQRGMLDSTVVHWGGEIGRLPVTENHGDPAKAGRDHNGQGFSMWVAGGGFKGGVTYGETDDFGHRAVVDTVTPNDYQATLLHLFGIDPEQLYYVHNGQVKEITNGRKSRIVSDILRRPPVVS
- a CDS encoding PSD1 and planctomycete cytochrome C domain-containing protein, whose amino-acid sequence is MRCFSAVLTLLSVFLVNVLPGRAADNLTYEQHIRPIFRQHCFDCHGAEQEKEAELDLRLVRFMIRGGESGPAIVTGDPDHSLLIQRIRDGEMPPGESKVSVEELTLLEQWVAAGAKTARLEPEAIGPGLGITPEERSFWSFRPIERPEVPAHDETSRVRTPIDALLLAVMQPHELQFSSDADRRTLMLRAYFDLIGLPPSDQEADEFLSDVAPGSWERLIERLLRSPHYGERWGRHWLDVAGYADSEGAGADADRPWAWRYRDYVIRSFNQDKPFDQFIVEQLAGDELAGPKNGDYTEEQIELLIATGFLRTAADGTGSGNNNPNGRNQVMTDTIKIVTTSLMGLSVACAQCHDHRYDPIPQTDYYALRATLEPAIDWQAWKTPEERRVSLYTKEDHEKSAEIEKEAAKVTDERAAKQRKFMEEALTKELSKYDEPLQTQLRSAYETSGDIRTPEQMALLKKYPSTNITPGNLYQYNQAAADEIKKIDEKISEIRAKKPPHEYVRALVEPSGHIPETRLFHRGDHRQPKFEVAPASLTVAAPENDRPFFSSNDPELSTSGRRLAFSKWLTSGRHPLVARTIVNRVWLHHFGRGIVETPADFGRLGTQPSHPVLLDWLAAEFMENGWKLSHLHRIIMTSTAYLQTSARSEEFNQIDPDNRYYWRKSLIRLEAEILRDRMLSASEQLNRELFGKPIPVREDDTGQVVVDDTQKRRSIYIQQRRTRPVALMKAFDAPVMVTNCDRRQSSTVATQSLMLMNGGFVLSQAADLATVATAEVMTLEQRVANAWQLALCRPPTDVEKEISIRFINEQLAAITAEETKLPENVTPDQQALADLCQVLLTSNEFLYVD